Genomic window (Arachis hypogaea cultivar Tifrunner chromosome 13, arahy.Tifrunner.gnm2.J5K5, whole genome shotgun sequence):
TTCCCTCAACTGTGTCTGCTTGTTTGTGCGCTCTTGGGCAATAGCTGCCTTCTCTAGAGCATTCTTTGCATCCCTCATAGCAGAATCACACTTCCGCTTCCACTCTTCAGCCTCCTCTTGAGCAGACTGAGCTTGTTCCTTTGCTGCTGCTAATCTTGCTTCAGCAGCACTACTCCGAGACTTTAAGGCTGCTATTTCAGAACTAGCTTGATCTTCCTCAGCTTTTTGCTTCAATATAGCTTGCTCACACTTTCTTTTCCACTCCACAGACTCTTGCTTGGCAGACTCTAGTGATTTTAATAAGCTAGAATACCTCTCCTCCTGTGAGCGACGATTAGCCTGCAGATCAGTTATGCGATTCATATACTCATCGGTTAGTTTCTTCTTGTCATTCATGGCATCCTCATATCGCCTAATGTACTCAGACTTTTCGTTCTCAACGGCTTCCAGCCGCTTGTTCAGTAGGGCCATCTTGTCTTCAATCATCCGACATTGTAAAGCAACAGAATTCTTCTCTGATTCAACTTTATCTGTTAGCCTCTTAACAAGGTCAAGCACTGGGCCTTCAAAACTACCGCAACAAAAGAATACATATTAAGAgtcagaaaaacaaataaaaaaaggcAAGACCGCAAAAGATGCTTTGTTAACACACACGCACAAACCTTTGTTGCAAGAAGACAGAAAGCTTTTGCCACTTCGCTGGACCTTGAACAGTCTTTTCGTATTCTGATAATAGAGCATCAAGAACCTGcaacagatacaatgtcaaattgGGTTGCCATTTCAACAAGGCCACCTTAATTTTTACAAGGGAAGACAGCACAAATTTTAGCTTTCTTCTATTCAGGTATCCTTTTAACCAAGTTTCCTTTGCATAAATGTTGGATGATTCTGAAACTTTGAATATCTTTACACTTACAGAACTAACAGGTatcatcaatatttaaattttacctTTGCAACATTATCAATTGTTGCACCAGAAGCATTACAAGCTGCCCTCAGCCTCTTTTCCATAGACTGTATGGCATTTGAGCATTGTATGTCTGCCTCCATAAATGCATTCCGCTTATAATCCTGTTGGTCAATAAGTGACAAAGCATACAGATGATTTTTCCACAACCATAACTGGAAGAGAAAAGGTGTTATCTAATACAAAAAATAGCTATATCTAAATCCTCATGTTTTCAAATACCTCAAATGCTTTTTTGAAGAACTTTTGAAGAAGGCCCTCATATTTCTTCCTGGCAGAACCAACTCCTACAGCATTTGCATTAAAAGCAGCCATTGACTTTTGAACTGCTTCATCATGCGCTTCTCTCATAGCAATCTGCAAGCACTGCAATTAGTAAAGGAACGAGAGAAAACAATACGCCCTACAAAAATGATATTCACACACAATACCCACCTCCTCAGGTGGTTTTGAACGGTCAAAAGAAGACATATAAGCTTCAGTAGCAGAATCATATGCCCTGCGACACTCCGCTTCTTCAACACTCtgcaaaacaacaaaataaagtcAACAGTAagcaaatgaaattcaaaatacTGAATTATTATAACATGTGATTCCCCTAGAAGGAGTGTGATTCACAAATTAAATGGGTATGCCTGCATGAATCAAAACAGGAGTAATcattcaaacaaaaagaagggCATAGAAAGCGTGTGATTCACAAATTAAGTTGCTGCAAAGGAATTTTCTTGGTATATATCAACTGCATGTTAGATATCCCAGTTCTAGAAAACATTGTGGTAGCTGTGCAAAGAATAAGTATTACTTCACATCATTGGGTGCAAGTTACATCAATAATCAAAAAGATTCATTTTATTGATAATCGCATTTCTTAAATGGACCAACCCTAGTAGCATGCCAATCTTAAGCATAATCCAAGGGAGATAGAAAGCAAAGTAGAACATTGGACAGCTAAAAAATATTCCTATATTACCCAATGAACTATTAAAACTTCTAAAATATAACATTCATGTTATTCGTTATTACTGCATATAGCTGAAATCTTAAACATATTTGATATATATGAGAAGTTGGGAACTTCTTTATACAATAATTATACATTAAGCCTGTTTTGTTTCTCATATAAGCCTGAATAACAATATAAGGATTTAACATTCACCTGCCAGGAGGAAGAAATTGTAGGAACAGCACCATGGTTGAGCGCATCCAAATACGATTCAGTAATACCAACCAATACAGGTCCTGTCATCATAGTTGCCCCAACTTGTTTGGGccttgttctctcaaatacaaacTTAGTGAAAGCATCAAGGCCAGCTCGAAATTCAGGTCTTAGTTTGTCCAACTGCATATTGAagacaaattataaaaaaaggaTAGAAAAATAGATAACAAAATGACTAGAGAAGCATTTAGTAGCTAATAAGTTACTAACCGATATTTGGTCCAGTCGCTGTAGATCATTTTCATTGTTCAAAGGTCGCACAAGGGTGAAGCATTCCCTGTCTGGGAATAAAGCTCGAATAGAATCTCGAATCTATTGATTGATATTCTCAAAAAGTTAGGAACTCCAGAAAGGACATAAAATAAAATACGTTGAAAGAACTTATAAACAGAATATATAAGATAGGTAAAGAAAAATGGATAGAGTACGTGGGTGATACTAATAGAATATTCCTAAAAACTATAACATCCATGAATATACAGCTGCTTCCTTGAACAAACAAGTAAAATAGTTGGTGGAAAAATACCTCATTCTTAGCAGCTATATCCTTTCCACTCCCTTGGACTGGCCTTAAAGCAAGTTCCAGATAATCGCGGGGTGTTATTTTTCTGTTATCTTCTGTTAGGTCCAAATAGAAGTCCTGCCAACAAGAGGGAAAAGCATGCAAGTTGTCAGTGAGAATAGGGTAAGCTATgatacaattttaaaaataaaataaaattaaaaaaaaaaatattgtgacATTCATTCCAAACATAAGCACACAACCTACCCTTAAAAGCCAAACGAATATGGGGGAAAACTGTCCAAGTTCTGATACAGAAGCCTTTCCTCCAGATGCTCTAACACGAATGTGCTTTGTCATTTGAGTAACTAGAGAAAGACGATCAAGAGCAGCCTCATCTATACCACCCATCTGGACAAAGAAAACATCGTTTTAACTTCCATAAGAATCCAGAAAGAGGGGAACAAAGCTGGTAATAAATCCCTATGTAATTGTTAACAGATCCTGAAATGTCATAAAGCAATTATGCCCGAGCAAATATATGTGGCAGTTGTCTATCCCTACCTGGTTATATACGAACATGCTAGACAAAAGTACAGCCAATGAGAATATCTGTGTGCTGTATGTTCCCtgtatagaaaaaataataatgggTGAACATAAAAACGATCAGAAAGCATGTCTCGATTGCATGGAAACTGAAAGACCAACCGTTTGATCATATGCATCAATTCCTTCACTGTCTAAGAGCAAGAGATTGTACTCTGTTCCATCAAGAGCAGTCCTCTTCAAAGGTGTACTCCACAACCAAAGCCCTTTGGTACATGGCTTATGCGTTGAGGCTACTTGAAATCCACTACTCCTTCCTAAAAGCTGCAATGCAAAATTGTTAGCCACAAATTTATGATAATAAAGCCCGCAGAAACTATTCCCTGAGAAGCTATATTTCATAAATCATAAAGATACAAAAACTAGAGCAATAGCTCAAAACCCCAGTCAAGTAAACAATTTAGATTGCCAATTTATCACATTCTTTCTCTTGTACATACGGTAGTATAAATTAGCAAGAAGTTTTTGCCCGAGATTTTCCAATGATGACAGAAGGACACACAATCCCACAACGTTATAatcgcacacaaaccagaacacGAGTAGACACTCCACTGTGGTCAACTAAATGGTCAACAATGGTCCTGCGTATCATTCAACAAGAGGCTAATCGCAACAGAATATAATGCACTTGATATTTTGGCATAAATGCAAGGCAATCAACACTTATAAACCGAGTAACCATCACCGTCAtacaaaaaccctaatttacaacaGGTACACCACAATACAAAACCCTAAACTCAAGCAAACCGCAGAAATTGCCGTCGAATTGGAAGAAGAAGTGGGAATTACCTGGTTCAAAATGAAGCTCTTGCCCTGGCGGGCTCGTCCGCAGACGGAGACGACACCGATGGGCTCCTTGACGAGTTGCAAGGTCGCAACCGCTTCCGGATCCATCCGAAACTTTCCCTTCTCATCGCAGTACACGAGACGAATTGGCCTCGCCGGACCGGTGACAGGCGAGGCCGAGGGAGACGATGACGCCACCGAATAGGGCGGCGGGGAGTCATCGGCGGGAGTGTCCCTGCCTCTGAAAAGCCTATGCATCATCGtgctttgtttcttttcttttcttttcttttctttttccttttgcgccttccttgttctttcttcttATATTTGGGAATTCTTCTTCGTTCGTACCAAGAGTTGTTGGTTTTCGTTatttggaaataaaataaaacaattttgcctttttcttttctctctcccaCAAACTGTCTTCCAGGGAGGTTTAAAATTGGGGAGGGAAAACCAAAAGCAAGGGTTTAAAGAAAGACAGAGGAAAAAAGTGAAAGAGAGGAGACTAGTAGCGCTTGCTGTCTCTCTATGTTCGCTTTTTATTTGTATTGCGGTTTGGAAGCACAGCGTGCGTATAAAGCTAAGGCTCATTTTCTTTTATATCGAAAACGTACGTGTGTTATGCTTTGTTATGGATAGGCCTCTCTATCCGTGGGTACCCAATTCGATTGGGTAGGATTGTCAATCCGGTTGGGTAGGATTGTCAATTCGATCCGCTACGAGTAGAGTTGGGCACGGAGCGGGTAGGATGCGGGTTGAATCTCAACTCTACCCGCACTCCTcataatatgtgttatatataattaagagaaaatgataaataggtccctgaccttttgctTCGTGGATATTTTCGTTCCTAaacttttgaaaatacttttaaatctcCGACCTTCGTAAATTTTGGACGGATGGGTCCCTCCGTCGAGTTGCTCCGCCAGACCCGTCGGAGAAGTCTGATGTGACTCCTGTGCGGATGACGTGGCATGACTGGTTGACATCTGGACTGCTGAGTGGAAAGCTACATTTCAAAAATTGGACAATTAAGTCCCTGCACTACTAAACTATGTCGTTTTGCTCTCATCCCTAATCCTTAAATTGATTGTGTTTCTTTTTGGAGGCCAGTGGTGAGGAGCTCAACCTGCATCAACCATGGCTGCTAATGGAGCATCAGCAACGTCGAGAAGAAGCCGCAGGAGAGTAAGTGAAGAAAATTCTGCTTCAAGCTTAGACCCTTGTGTTGTGCACGACGGAGACCTGAAGGACGATGTCGCCCCGAGATGCTTCTGTGGAGTTTATGCGATAATGTATATGTCGAGGACGATTAGCAACCCAAACAGAGTTTTCTTGGGTTGCCCATTCTATAAGGTAAGATAAGAAACCTGGGAATTTTGTTCTGTTTGAATGGTTTTATATAGTACATTATTTTGGAAATTTTGATAGGAAAACCAACCGCATTGCAAGTTTTTTCTTTGGGTCGATGAGCATCTTGCTAGAATTAGAAGTAGTGGTtacatctttgaaaaaggacgtCTGGTTGAGAAAGAGGTAGAagttgttgaagaggaagagggatTTCATCATAGGATGGCTATTCTGGAAGAGAAGGTTACTGTgctagagaagaaaaaaaatccatTAGCTTGTTGTGTTGTTATAATTGTATGTGCTGTTGTGGCTGCTTTTTATGTATGTAGTGACTGAGAAATGAATTTTAGAAAGTAGAGTAGGAAAATGTGTTGATCCAGGTTTTTGTTGTGTATTGAAACATGCTGTTTAGGCAATTTATGTATCCTAttatctatctaaatgcaattaAAGTTATGATATCAGTAGGTTGTTGAAATTATGTTGTCAATATCTAAAGAAGCATTGAATGATTGAGAAAAGTAGTCATAAAAGTTGTATACATAAACACATAACATATATTGAAAGTTATGTAAACATCTTTGCGACAGTCACATTTTCTAAAAGCTGCCCAAAAAGAACAAATGTGTTCAAGTGTATAGTATTATGAAGCTTAACATCACAAAAGTAAGCCTCAAACACCTAACAAGTTTGCAACAGTTTATAAAATCCTAAGAgcttctccaaaaaaaaaaaataataattctccCAAAAAAATATTGTTGTCACATTCAAGTTTCCTAAGTGCTATTACAAGGCATAGTGGGATGCCCAAGATGTCATAtttcttcaagtctttggattgATGGATGGTGGATTAAGAATGAATTTGAATAGTCTTGTTGTTGCTGTGCTTGCTACTGTCAATGTCTCCTTGGAAGCTGCTGTACTCGGTCCTGGCCTGACTTGAGATGGTTGTGGGACATGTGTAGCACCTTGTGGTTGTGGCTGTGGTGGTGCAGGCTGACTTGGAGGTGGGAGTAAACTGGGGCAAAGTGGGGCAGGTGGCCTGAATATCTTCTGTTTGGGCCTGATCTTTGAAGTTTTTGGTTGAATTATTTGGTGAGCTGTAGATGGAACTTGAAGTGGAGGCCTAAATGGTGTACCTCTAGTTACACGACCTGGATGGAGTTGGTCTGCCACGGAAGCTGGTGTTACAGGGTTTGGTGTTGCTGCCACAGTACTTGGAACCTGGTTGTGATACATAAGACAGTATTCATGAGACTTAGGATAAATAACAGTTTAAAGGTTCAACATTtcacaataatatataaaacttacatctGGAGCCTGGCATTACTTCCCATGTCCCTGGCACATGTATAGTCATTTTTGTAAGTCTTCACCTGGTAGCATTGCAGAGATTTGTTGTATGATAAATAAACCAGCCACGGACACTCATCCATGCATGCCACCCTCACTCTCTCGTTGTCATTCTTAATCCATCTAAGCTCCCTACCCTCAGCAATGAATGAGTCTTTTACAACTTCCTTAAATCTCTCAAGGGTGGCTAACCTAGTCCCTAACTCAAACCTCCCCTCTCCAtgctcataatcatcatcaaactcAGAGAATTTATGCTTgctagattcatcatctgatgaaATAGGTGTATGTAAATTCTTATATTCATAATCATATAccgggtcatcatcatcatcttggatCAGGCTCACATAGAACCTA
Coding sequences:
- the LOC112733542 gene encoding uncharacterized protein, with the protein product MMHRLFRGRDTPADDSPPPYSVASSSPSASPVTGPARPIRLVYCDEKGKFRMDPEAVATLQLVKEPIGVVSVCGRARQGKSFILNQLLGRSSGFQVASTHKPCTKGLWLWSTPLKRTALDGTEYNLLLLDSEGIDAYDQTGTYSTQIFSLAVLLSSMFVYNQMGGIDEAALDRLSLVTQMTKHIRVRASGGKASVSELGQFSPIFVWLLRDFYLDLTEDNRKITPRDYLELALRPVQGSGKDIAAKNEIRDSIRALFPDRECFTLVRPLNNENDLQRLDQISLDKLRPEFRAGLDAFTKFVFERTRPKQVGATMMTGPVLVGITESYLDALNHGAVPTISSSWQSVEEAECRRAYDSATEAYMSSFDRSKPPEEIAMREAHDEAVQKSMAAFNANAVGVGSARKKYEGLLQKFFKKAFEDYKRNAFMEADIQCSNAIQSMEKRLRAACNASGATIDNVAKVLDALLSEYEKTVQGPAKWQKLSVFLQQSFEGPVLDLVKRLTDKVESEKNSVALQCRMIEDKMALLNKRLEAVENEKSEYIRRYEDAMNDKKKLTDEYMNRITDLQANRRSQEERYSSLLKSLESAKQESVEWKRKCEQAILKQKAEEDQASSEIAALKSRSSAAEARLAAAKEQAQSAQEEAEEWKRKCDSAMRDAKNALEKAAIAQERTNKQTQLREDALREEFSDTLAEKEDEIKQKTAKIEHAEKCLTTLKLELKAAESKIRSYEGEISSLRTEINELTENLKTENAKAQSYERDAIVYQQEKEHLQEKYHSEFKRFEELQERCKTAEKEAARATEVADKARSEAGMAQKEKSEMQRLAMERLTHIERAERKIEGLEREKDNLQNELQRIKDSEKDALSTVAKLEEKVQQREKDLEMLLDKDKTHRRNNAQILEQLLETERQAHTQANDRAEALSLQLQSAQAKIDSLHLELTKYRLNESAFDGKMKAPSHGKRMRVDDEFGVDSVQDMDASPQTVRGNKRSKSTYTQPEDGGSIFEGSEENYSQHTNQEDYKKLTVAQLKQELTKHNYGDQLLKLTKPNRKDILALYEKCILQKS